In the Epinephelus fuscoguttatus linkage group LG10, E.fuscoguttatus.final_Chr_v1 genome, TTAGGggcccaatcagtgtttttgacaacataaactacataaatatttacatataattaaaaaagagatgtaaagacagaaatagccatgtgtttttctgatttGCACACATTAAAAGTATAGTAGGCTTGTTTTAATCcaataaatcatttttgttgtcttgtccTTCGGTGTGGGCAAAATGGCTGCCtctactgttttgttttcaccttTGAGTTATAGATTGCACCTTAAAACATCCATTTAACTCCCATTTTGCACTGTAAAGGGAGGGCttcatattgttttgtttaatatttttattttgaatgaaaTTGCACTGATAGCAACACAGTTGGTTTTCATTAGCACTGACTACATCAGAGCTCAGGCATCTTTGTCTGTACATCACCCCAGTTTCCGTTGCATGAAACAAGCGACTGTTGGTGTTTGAAAAGAATTCTTAAAATAAAAGGCGGTTACAGATTTACAGTCAAATGTACTACAATTGTGCAATGTgggtcatttgcattttcacatcatATCAAGTGTGACATCATACAGAAATGTGCCATAGAGCAGATTATGAAATACAAATTAGAAACTGTGCAGCACAGACCACAATGCCACAATGTTTCAGCAGTAATGTTCACAGTTAGTTCAGTCAGTTTTGACTTTGTGTCACAAGGATATCTGTTAGtgtcttgtttatttgttgtgacctctgaccctgttAGTTCCTTTTAATGTTGGTGATCTCAAAAGTGGAGCTTTTAATTTTTACTACACTGCGTAAGATCAACCATTATCTTCACATATTTTTCTCATACCATATCGAATAAGTGTTGTAGTATAAATATATGAGTGATACCTGGATGTTGTACTTAACTGAGTACAAGCCTCAGTTGATCTTTGACCTCTCAAGTGAATTGCAAACTGGTGTATTTGTCTCTGGGAGAATGCAGGAAAGTTGCACCTGCTGAACATGATAACTTACTCTTAAAATAGCTTCACTGATCAGtattaaaagacaaaatgttgCTTTTAGTGGAAATTACTCATTTCCTCTCTCAAAATTATGAGCTTGGCAGAGGTTTAATCAGGCAGCTTTGGGTGTGTGAAAGTTAAAATGATGACGTCAACAtacttttgtggtgtttttagGTTCCAACCAAAAAGCTGAAGAAGTTTGAGAAGGAATATCAGACACTGCGAgagagccagctgcagcaggaagaCCCCATCGACCGATTCCAGGTAGGAtgtgcacgtacacacacacacacacacaccagggtAGGAAATTAGCACTAGCCACCActcaaatgctggtaaaatgtTTAACTGGCTGCTAGATTTGTTTTGCTCACCAGTGAAAATAAACAAGGATAATCTATTAATGGGCTGGTAGAGTTTGGAATCCATCAGCCACAGTGGCCAGTGGACAAAAAACTAATTTCCAGCCCTGACACATGAAACAAGACGTTAGGATGCAAGATAGCTTACTATTCTTACATTCGTTACTCGTTACATATATTGTTTTAGTCACCATACCACATGGGGATGCACCCACCGTCCTTTCCACATTACAAAGACACATACAGTGTATTTATGTGAGAGCAACCTTGTTTTCTGCAGGTTCTAATTCAATAGCTTCTCAGAGAAGTGTTCAGTCTTAGAGATGGTAAGAAAACGCTCGGCTCTTTGATGTATTTCAGAGTTTGTGATCTAGTAAGTATTTGCTAAAATTAGCCATGTTTCTAAGATTAGAAATCTTCTGTGAGTACGCTACTGCTTTGTCAAACTGTACCTTTGTTAATATTTGTGACACTGTTCTGGctggaactgtgtgtgtgtgtgtgtgtgtgtgtgtgtgtgtgtgtgtgtgtgtgactttttaCACATCCCAGACTTTTATCATTATTGACCCAAACATctataacatttatttttgggCAACGCTGCCGGGGTGTTGTCAAGAGGTTTTTGGCTGCTGATAGTGACTCTATCTTCAGAGGGTAGAAACAGGAGAGGTGAGGCAGATATTAAGAGATTCAGACAAGCTGTGAACAGATAGCATCGCCTCTACTTATTTGCTCCTCTCTTCTCTTGGACCTAATTAAAtctgtcatttgtgttttttcataatCAGGTCAGGGAACAGTCATTATTATTAGTGATTATATTTTAATCAGAAGAGACTTGTTCTGAGAGATTATATACATGTGCATgtaagtatgagaaatgtgaaaagtctttggcgttTAGaccccatcatgatgtcatctcctccaggagggtggtaaagacaTAGATCAGGGAACCCCACCCCTATGGAGTCTAGActctggtggtggtgatggtggagatgagatgagatggagagggagctgaggatctggatgtgaagaggagtgggcttttgatgagtTTGTCCTGGGCTTTGGATAGGGTGACTGGAGGTCAatagggtggaggagggtgcgaCAAttccacctaaaatgacagctgacaggagcagagacgAGACCAAATTTAAGTTTGGCAGCAGtgacatgaatggctgaaggatatcgtggcaaagtttgattggctaacTAGGAGAGGGAACACCCAGTCAGCTGATTAGTGGAAGTAGAGGGATATGGATAGAGAGAGCATTGTGAATAGATACAGCATAAAGAAGGTCTGCCTGATTGAACTTAGGCTGAGCTTCATTTTTGTGGTCttgacatttttaataaaaattaaagtaaCAGCTGTGAGTTTTTTGAACGTTCATCTATAATACATACCTACTGCTGCATGTAGTATGTGGAAAACATACACCTTATCGAAGTAGTGTACAGATTCTTAGTTGGAGATGTACTACTCCTCAAAGAGGAAGGTTAAGTCACAGACTTGTCAGATTTCCAAAAACATTTGTTTCCTAGCAATAAAATAGCACACCAGTGTCACATATCCAGCTACTTTAGTGGGGAGGAACACAATCACTGTGATACTGATTCTAAGCATGCTAAAATGGTAATGCTAATAACTGcaatagccttttttttttagaccatGGCTAGTGACAAGAGTAGTCTGACTTAAAAGACAGTCTTTATCAGGATCTGCAGAGgtcacagtgtttgtgttgtatgATAGCTGTGTCACCTAGAGACACCTATTTTTGGTAGTTTTGGAGGGCAGTTTGTTCCAGTTTTCTTACTTGTTAGAAACACCTCCCTTGTTTGACCCTCAGCTTCATAATGTACTGGATTAGTGTAAACATGTCAAACTTGGTTTGCTGTACCATTGTGTCTATTCAAGTTTAAGCCAAATTTCAGATGTATACGCACGGCTGGCCTTGCAAGGCAAATGGAATTCCTTTGGCCTCATTGAATAGACTCAAAAATGCTCGGTGGTCAAGCTGAAACCAAGAGTCAAAATATTTTGCAGGCGTCAGCTTGTTTCATTGAATGAGTTGTAATGTTCAGGTACAAACAAGAAACCTGCCTTTTATTAGCtcaacacatcagtgagtagcTCACTAGTCACATAAACTCTGAATTGCttgatgaaatatttaaaaacttgtAACTGTGAGGGGATTAAAAGATATACGAATCAAGTCAAGTATAAAAGAAAAAGCTGTGTTAAACATTCACGTAAAGgtacaaagcaaacaaacaaccagCGTGATATGCTGGCATAAACAACAGCACTATATAAGCTGCTGGTTgtggagggaaggaaggaaggactTTTATTGTTGATAAGATGTTGGACCAGAGCCATCTCCTCTGCAGCCAGTGGAAAGACGTTCTTACAGAGCAGGAGGACAAAAAGGAGACATAACAGGAATGTTGCTGCTTGTAAATTAGCACAGGGTTAAAACGTACATGTTTACGCTGAAGTCTTGGATTCTAGTGACTTTATGTTTACTGTAATTCAACATTTTCGTATCAGGTATGTACTCATAGTGTTGTTTTGTTCAGGGTGTGTTGGTATTTTTGTATCTCGTGCGTTCTACGTATGAAATCTGTGTGATGTTGTCAGACAATTGTTCATTTTCTTGGCTGCTTTAAGTGTTTATCTTAATACGAAATAAAAACcttgaaaaaagggaaaaaaaggagagcgAGAGGGTGAGGCTGGCTGGGAAGGGAAACTCCTGTCAGGATCATGTGTTTAAGTTTAGTCTGTGCTGCTGGAGGCTCAATATGAAGACGTTGTGACTGTGGACAGCAGCACGGTAAGCTGTCTCTGCTCCAAGAAGGATTTTAATAAGAGAGATTTTGCTCAGCTTCTTGTGCTTACAGCTTTTACTCATGTTAAATGATCATTCCTAGACACCAAGCTTTGATTTGTGAGAGTTTATAATTTCTTTGATGGATATGAGTTGGCTAATGTAGACTGTTTTGCAAGATATTAAAAGGTAGACTGTGTAAGATTTATTGTAAAGACTCAGATGTTAAATCAGTCTAAAAACATGACGTACAGACGGCTGCATTAGAGAAGAACTGCCCATGAACACAAACTAAGACAATGTAGGTCTTTCCTCTGTTTGTCCGCATTCAACCCATCTCTGCCCACAGGAAGTGATTAATTTAATCCGAGGAGCGACATACAAACTGTCTCCTAagcatgtgactgtgtgtgtttatgtttagaTGTTGAGGCATATCTGTAGTTTGTGATTCACTTTTTCATGCTGGCATCACTGTATAAAAGGTGCTCTAACACTTCAGccaaattttacttttacttttactttaatttatagTTTACATTTGTAACATatggatgtatgtgtgtgcaagtAATAAGGGGTTAAAGAGGCCATAGTTGTAGAAGTGACAGGATATCGGGGTCAGGCGACAGCTCATAACCGTGTTTTGTCCAATTGAGGCATGGCTGTCATGTGAGACTGTTTGTAGGCAGACCAGTAGTCATGAGACTTCACTAATGGTCTACAATGGGGACTTTAAGATgatgtggtgtgtgtatgaatgtgtgtaatTGTGGTTGTGGGCCTGGGTGGGAAACTTTTTCTGGCTACAATGATAAATTGAAATGGAAACAAATAGAACTACATTAAAATACACCGTTGAGTTAATAATGTTTGTCTTACTTCAGTTATCACTTTGTAGATGCTAAATGTTTCTTTACATCACATCATTCATACAAAAACATCACATTCTGTAGTATGATGTAACTGAGGCACTTCTCAGAGACTCCGAACATCATTTCTTCAAAAGGCTTTTGCTCTGAAGTGCATCTAACGTGATCTGGACTGACATTACAGACACTAATACATTGTacaaccgtgtgtgtgtttgtccagaGGGAGAACCGTCGTCTTCAGGAAGCCAGTATGCGACTGGAGCAGGAGAATGACGACTTGGCCCATGAGCTGGTCACAAGCAAGATTGCCCTTCGGAACGACCTCGATCAGGTAACGCAGCAGCTCCACAGGACGTTGTCAAACCCACACATATAGTTTGCTTACTATGTTTCAAGCTGATATGGTAGTTTGCTGGATTGTAGCTTCTCTCCTGGCACATGAAAAAAAGGATCAACATGAGCAAGGCTAGGATGGGGGGCTATGACACGCCATACTATGCAAGAATTGTTGGCAACCGTTTGTAAACAGAGTCGCcagcgaaagtgaaagtgatAGCCAACCCCAGAGGTgctatgttttttgttgttttgtttgggttttttttttttttttttttggccctgGGTCAGCGATTTTCAGTGCTTCCTTCCTGCATGCTGCTTACATTCTGAGACCATGGTTGCTGCCTTTTATAAAGTCCCGACCTCACCTGCGTCCTGTGTCCAGGAATGTCCTCAACATCGCAAAGcgagaagaaaagaagaaaatacaagcagagagcagagtctctgcagataaatacaccaccacacacttctactGGGTCATAAGAGATGGTTGAGACCAAACAACTCACTACATCAGTATACCTCTGCGGCCACACTGGACAGTTCTCAGTGTGACTCTCTAGAACTTTAATGAGTCAATATTAAAGATCATAAAGGTGCAGATGTTCCAGTGCtgcatttgaatgtgtgtgtgccttctgGTGGCTGTGTGGAAATGGCACTGCATTACAGTTGCAGATTTGGTATTAAATGAAAGGTCTGTGCGTGTTATTGTGTATTTGTGCACTCAGGCAGAAGACAAGGCCGATGTTTTGAACAAAGAGCTGCTGAGCACCAAGCAACGCCTGGTGGAgacggaggaggagaagagacgacaggaggaggagacggCGCAGGTAACACCTGCCCTCGGTTTACAgtcacaaaagaaaacagataTTTGACCAAATTATTGTGCGGCAACTAGGACTACTATGTGATATGCCATAACCTGGTTGGATATCGGGATAACGATATTTCATGCAGTGAATGCATTTCTGTCTTTCTGGTACTTGAGCATTCAACTGAACACAAAAGGCACCCATAAATAAAGtgatacataaatacataaaatgtttGTCCTGTCAATTTGGCTTAATGGCAACACTGTGTTTGACTGTCTACTGAATGGCACAATTAGTAATCATTGAGTTAAATCAGTTTCAGTCAGTGACCGAAGAAAATGCATCAGCAGATGGCTTTTAATGGCTATAAGTCACCTTGTTAACACAAAATGAGTGTCCTAGGCAGTTAAAACAGAAATCCAGCAGAGTTGCCTATAAAATAGGTAATATAATCACCATTTTAAATGATACTTGGTAGTTGTGTAATTAGTGTTAATCAGCAGCTCAATTACACCCCAACAAAATGTATGACCTCTATGTTTTTAACATTTAGTGTATCTTTAAACTCATATTTCCTGTGAGCGGTGGTTATTATTGATCACTGAAATGGCGAATATCGCTAATTATTATGCTTAAAGAGAAACTGATGCAGAACGCTATTTACATCATAACTTTAAAAGTCTCCCCAGTGGATGTGTGAGTGTTATTATTTCTTTCCAAAGGTATTTTATCACCCTTACATTTGCATATGTATTTAGCATTATGTTACAGTGTCATGTCAGCTCACCTTACTCATTAATTtatgatttatgtttttgtcatcttGTTTTCTTCTCCCAGCTGAAGGAAGTGTTCAGGAGGGAGCTAGAAAAAGCAGAGCTGGAGATCAAGAAAACCACAGCAATCATAGCTGAATACAAACAGGTTGGATAGTTTTAATGATCTAAATCCATCTGctatatttaaaatgaaaaaaggcataaaAAGAATACTCTTATTTGCTCATTTACAGCCAGTACATTGGACTATTTACCTTTCATGTATTATTCACACTTTGCAACTGTTTTCAGAGTGTTAAATAAGTAAAGGTGATATAAGTAGTAGTAAATGACCTTTGTACTTTAATTAAAAGTAACATATCAGTTCAGAGTAAAGTAGTTCATTGCAGCATCCAAAACATGTAGTATtgttttaattgtatttgtATAATTTAGTAAACATCCTTTGCTGCTACAGTAATTGTTTACACAGAGTTACTCGGTAATAAAGTTTGAACTACATATAAGGTGAAGCTCAGTATTAATATGAGGAGATGTGTCAGTGTGAAAAGAGTTTTTTGATGGATGGGATGTTACTGCTCAATTGACTTTTTTTGGAGACAACATAAAAAATCTTAACTGTGTCATCTCTTACACTTCCTCTGTATGTTTCAGATCTGCTCCCAGCTGAGCACcaggctggaaaaacagcaggcAGCAACAAAAGAAGAGCTGGACATCGTCAGGGTGAGATTACACTGCTGAAAGCATAGTTCAGATTAGGGATCGACCGATATGTTTTTTTCAGAGCTGATGCCAATACACATTATTATGAAACAGAGATACCGATAGCCGATATTTACAGCCGAtatatgtctgctgtaaaaatcatagttgacacagaataaaaaaaaataaacactgacaaagaaacacTAGAGGCAAGATAAAAACTCAGAATAAAGAATGAAATTTTAGATCTTTCAATAAATAGGAAAATAAattagttaaaataaataaataagtaatgaaGTTGAATATGCCAGCTAAATAAATGcagattaataaaaataaataaaaaatgaatacacaataatcataaatgcaaaattcaaaaaaataaaatgaaaaacaataaaataataataataatgataataataataataaaataaaataaaataaaataaaggagagCTCAATTAAAAGCCAGGCTAAAAAGGTAGGTCTTGAGTTTGCTTTTAAGAGCCTACAGTGGTATGTGCAGGCATTGAGAAGCATGCCAGGGGCAAAACAGCACagctaaggaaaacaaaactgtatatCGTCATATcggtggaaaaaaaatcacttttaccGATAACACTAAAAATTTAGGATATCGTCCCCGATAATCGGCCAGGCCAATTATCTGTCGACCCCTAATTCAGATTTTatgaagtggggttgtgtgaggtaTTTATTCAGAGTCAGTGTGATGGATTAGTACCACCACGGAGGCTAACTGATATACTACTGTGGACTGGAGCAGcagaaaaacttaaaaaaaaataatcagtatCTGTTTAAGTGTAagttatatttagaatattgtcactgctttaccttgcctcTTTCAGATGGGTAACTGAAGAtgttatattgctctcttcctttgacaaaaacactaGTTACTGatctaccgctgccttgatcGGTTATTTGTGTGATTGTGTAAAACTGGTGAagccaaactaaccctttaaagtcacacaaaaacgCAAACTAActtaactgatggaggcagcggtagaccagcagctgctgtgttctGTAAGGTACAACTACTGTTTTCTTCAATGTAGTCTGTTAGCTTTGTAGAGAgcgatataacagcttcagttcccccaACGGAAAACGCTGTCTGCATCAAAGTAAAGCTATGagaatattctcaatatagcgtCCACCTAAATCAATATTggtttttttaggtggctaaagcTTTTGCTACTGCCCCCCATctacagcagcacattgcttagcttccgtggCGATACTCCTGCCTGCTCCAAACTGGGAGAATGCCAACCGCCCTCCACTGTAgttaatacactgactatggaaaagtccctcatacaaccccacttaaatactagaactatccctttaatgaacAGCTACTGTAGAAGGTAGCAGAAGCATGTTAGGAGACTTTCAAACTGTTAACTAAAGCTACAATATGTTGTATCAGAGACTGGTCTGTGTTTTGGTTCAGTCAAGACAAGCCCAGGTTGGTACATTATCACACACCCATAAAGAACCACCAGCTTGTTTAGCCCTTCTTCAGATGTGATGTTGCTCTTTGTGGGTGTGGCAGTACATCACTGCAGGCCTGGAAAAAGTTCAGGACATTATTCTAATGTAGTGTTTTGCTCcttgaaacaggaagtagagGCGGGATACAACACAGGGAGGGAACAATCGAAAGTATTCAGGGGAGGAATACTGTATATGTCAGTGTTATTGTCTCACTTCCTCTCATGTCTGAGATTTACTACAGAACCCTACCTATGGTAACAGGGCACTACAGCAGCTATGAGCAGTTAATTTAaagatttacattttatttatgtagctgACCCTTTTTTTCAGAGTGACTTACGATGGGTGCATTCCAACAGCTGGTTACAACCCCAatcatgaatttttaaaaaaaaaacattatcttaaattatttatctaaaataaaactgtttttaatgtatCCACGTGTCTATACAGTATGTTCACCCACCAGCCTCTGCTAAcagacgtgtgtgtttgtgtacccGTACAGAGTAAAGTAATGGGATGTGACCACTGTAAGGACCTGTTTACAACCCTGGGGTCCCTCCAGGCTTCGTCCCCGGGCAGGGACAAGACATCCACCGAACCGCTGGACGAGGAGAAGGACGGACTGAAGGAGCAGCTGAGACaactggagctggagctggcaCAGACCAAACTGCAACTGGTGGAGGCCAAGTGCCGCATCCAGGTCAGCAGCACCAGGAACAGTGGTGTCAATAACTCTGATAACACCTGCTGCAGAGATGCAGGATGATATACTAAGACTGTAGGAGTCCTCTTACAGAAATAGATATAAGCTAAACTACTATAAAGGTCTAAGTCAGTATCACAAAGAAAACACGTATTTTACTGTAGCTATTATTAACATAACTGAGTTTACTGCACATTCAGCACTTTATTACCTTATTACTGCAGTTTAGGTATTTTCTTTGTCTGCTCATAACACAACAAAGGTAGAAcaaggtccactgtgtaggatttaggggcatctattggcacaAATAGAATATCTCAGTcataactttgtttttattagtttctaatcacctgaaaataagaattgttgtgtttttgtaaccttAGAAAGAGCCGTTTACATcgacatacagagcaggtcctctccAACAGAGTCCACCTCGAACGGAAAAATCTACCACTTGATCCAGATAGTGCTATTAGCATTTACACATCAGCCACTGAGTTCTGCAACTTAATCACTAGATATCTCTAAATCCTTTAAGCACA is a window encoding:
- the rabgap1l gene encoding rab GTPase-activating protein 1-like isoform X3, with the translated sequence MMQEVSIMVAYDAHVVDRPGEEDTLARLVAHSRPLRAPRPVVPTKKLKKFEKEYQTLRESQLQQEDPIDRFQRENRRLQEASMRLEQENDDLAHELVTSKIALRNDLDQAEDKADVLNKELLSTKQRLVETEEEKRRQEEETAQLKEVFRRELEKAELEIKKTTAIIAEYKQICSQLSTRLEKQQAATKEELDIVRSKVMGCDHCKDLFTTLGSLQASSPGRDKTSTEPLDEEKDGLKEQLRQLELELAQTKLQLVEAKCRIQELEHQRGVLMTEIQAAKNSWFSKTLGSLKSSASSSSSSASQTPSSPKEGPA